Proteins encoded in a region of the Rothia mucilaginosa genome:
- a CDS encoding NUDIX domain-containing protein codes for MALAMETRPAAYAVIIEQGKLLMTRWVPEDRALSPLWSLPGGGMEPGEQADETALRETLEETGYSVAIEDILGVHAGHFPVRSTQKDPQALPFCALRVVFRAHIVTGELRHEINGSSDTARWVPIAELDTIRYGTLIDEVASMMGYSNAASWAREYREFLADENARKLP; via the coding sequence ATGGCATTAGCAATGGAAACCCGACCCGCAGCCTACGCAGTCATCATCGAGCAGGGCAAGCTGCTCATGACCCGCTGGGTGCCCGAAGATCGCGCGCTCAGCCCCCTCTGGTCCCTGCCCGGAGGCGGCATGGAACCCGGCGAACAGGCGGACGAGACCGCGCTGAGGGAAACCCTCGAAGAGACCGGCTACAGCGTCGCCATTGAAGACATTCTGGGTGTGCACGCCGGACACTTTCCCGTGCGCTCCACCCAGAAAGACCCGCAGGCGCTCCCCTTCTGCGCCCTGCGGGTGGTTTTCCGCGCCCACATTGTCACCGGCGAACTGCGCCACGAAATCAACGGCTCCTCCGACACCGCACGCTGGGTACCCATCGCTGAGCTAGACACCATCCGCTACGGCACCCTCATCGACGAGGTTGCCTCCATGATGGGCTACTCCAACGCCGCCAGCTGGGCACGCGAATACCGCGAATTTCTCGCCGACGAAAACGCACGGAAGCTTCCCTAA
- a CDS encoding glycine betaine ABC transporter substrate-binding protein: protein MNRLTLTRRAALTSLALMPLLAACGSNDTTPHVDPSASSYGTLRIGYGALREMRAVAHVYARALRQVGYSVELVDTDNSRATALRGLMVPSANSATPTATLPDDEETSSTAAVESLDLVIDYSGDLLLYLTDDGKISPAAAQNERIAASVSASAQAAGVTLPPAATPTTEESTTSAHATDGTASPSASSTRSADPINLRAMSTTDMTNAISRILPEELMLLNGASATNKDVLVTTRAVSARHKLNSLANLREVQSSLAFSIPTGYSSGTYGVDSLRSLYRYRVHDPKIQDDPAERVNALTADTVQVTLLHSSDSAIEENRLVTLEDPSTALLQQQLVPIIRRTLPDSARTAINRVSSTLDTGNLSFLLRLTSGSNPIADDDAAQFILDHPRK, encoded by the coding sequence ATGAACCGACTAACCCTCACCCGCCGTGCGGCGCTCACCTCCCTGGCGCTCATGCCGCTGCTCGCCGCCTGCGGTAGCAACGACACGACCCCGCACGTGGATCCCTCCGCGTCCAGCTACGGTACTCTGCGCATCGGCTACGGTGCCCTGCGTGAGATGCGCGCCGTTGCGCACGTGTACGCGCGCGCCCTGCGACAGGTTGGCTACTCCGTTGAACTTGTCGACACCGACAACAGTCGCGCTACCGCCCTGCGCGGGCTCATGGTTCCTTCGGCAAACTCCGCCACCCCCACCGCAACTCTGCCCGACGATGAGGAAACCAGTAGCACTGCCGCCGTTGAATCGCTGGACCTGGTTATCGACTACAGCGGCGACCTGCTGCTCTACCTGACCGACGACGGCAAAATCAGCCCCGCCGCCGCGCAGAACGAACGTATTGCCGCCTCCGTGAGTGCCTCCGCTCAAGCCGCAGGCGTGACCCTGCCCCCGGCGGCCACCCCCACCACGGAGGAGAGCACCACCTCCGCACATGCTACGGACGGTACCGCGAGCCCCTCGGCAAGCTCCACCCGATCCGCTGACCCCATCAACCTGCGCGCCATGAGCACCACCGACATGACTAACGCCATCTCGCGCATCCTGCCCGAAGAGCTCATGCTTCTCAACGGTGCTAGCGCCACCAACAAGGATGTGCTGGTCACTACCCGCGCCGTGAGCGCCCGCCACAAGCTCAACTCCCTCGCGAACCTGCGTGAGGTGCAGTCTTCCCTGGCGTTCTCCATCCCGACCGGGTACTCCAGCGGCACCTACGGCGTGGATTCTTTGCGTAGCCTCTACCGTTACCGTGTGCACGACCCGAAGATTCAGGACGACCCCGCCGAGCGCGTCAACGCCCTCACCGCAGACACCGTGCAGGTGACCCTGCTGCACAGCAGCGACTCCGCGATTGAAGAGAATCGCCTGGTCACCCTGGAAGACCCCTCGACGGCGCTTTTGCAGCAGCAACTGGTGCCCATTATTCGCCGTACCCTGCCAGATAGCGCCCGGACGGCAATTAACCGCGTATCATCTACATTAGACACGGGTAACCTCTCGTTCCTGTTGCGTCTGACTAGCGGTTCCAACCCCATCGCAGATGATGACGCAGCACAATTCATTTTGGATCACCCTAGAAAGT